The following proteins are co-located in the Pseudomonas antarctica genome:
- a CDS encoding HGGxSTG domain-containing protein translates to MPHGQLFALPYPDELRGMICGAKIRAGTPCKRRDLYASGRCRLHGGLSTGPKRKPTGAPWGVLRPTP, encoded by the coding sequence ATGCCACACGGACAACTCTTTGCCCTGCCGTACCCCGATGAGCTACGCGGAATGATTTGCGGGGCTAAGATTCGGGCGGGTACGCCATGTAAGCGCCGTGACCTATACGCCAGTGGCCGTTGTCGTTTGCATGGTGGCCTATCTACCGGGCCGAAGCGTAAACCGACAGGCGCCCCTTGGGGAGTGCTAAGGCCGACCCCATGA